In a single window of the Leptospira sanjuanensis genome:
- a CDS encoding SDR family NAD(P)-dependent oxidoreductase produces the protein MRDKVAMVTGGSTGIGKAVVREFVSKGVKVVFCGRRLDEGKKLESEVRSQGGDVHFVVCDVTSGEQVKKVVDTAVEKFGRLDFGVNNAGIMGVNHLLHEYPEDVWDNVVNVNLKGAWLSMKYQIPEIVKAGGGAVVNVSSISGINGVVGINPYSAAKHGVVGLTKSAALEYAKKNIRINAICPGAVKTEILDELFHLAKDPIEAEKQLVKLHPMHRIATPEEIAKTVLWLCGEDSTFITGTAIPVDGGYSAK, from the coding sequence ATGAGAGACAAAGTCGCGATGGTTACCGGAGGCAGCACCGGAATCGGAAAAGCAGTCGTACGGGAGTTTGTCTCGAAAGGCGTCAAAGTCGTGTTTTGCGGACGCAGACTCGACGAGGGAAAAAAACTCGAATCGGAAGTCCGTTCTCAAGGCGGGGACGTTCATTTCGTCGTTTGCGACGTGACTTCCGGGGAACAAGTGAAGAAGGTCGTCGATACCGCCGTGGAGAAATTCGGGAGATTGGATTTCGGAGTCAACAACGCGGGAATCATGGGAGTCAATCATCTCTTACACGAATATCCGGAAGACGTTTGGGATAACGTGGTGAACGTGAACCTCAAGGGCGCTTGGCTGTCGATGAAGTATCAAATCCCGGAAATCGTCAAGGCAGGGGGAGGGGCCGTCGTGAACGTTTCCTCCATCTCGGGAATCAACGGGGTCGTCGGAATCAATCCTTATTCGGCCGCCAAACACGGCGTTGTCGGATTAACAAAAAGCGCCGCTTTGGAATACGCAAAGAAGAATATTCGCATTAACGCGATTTGTCCGGGCGCGGTTAAAACCGAAATCCTGGACGAACTCTTTCATCTCGCCAAAGATCCGATCGAAGCGGAAAAGCAGTTGGTCAAGTTGCATCCCATGCACCGAATCGCAACGCCGGAAGAGATCGCAAAAACCGTACTCTGGCTCTGCGGAGAGGATTCCACTTTTATTACGGGGACGGCGATTCCGGTCGACGGCGGTTACTCCGCGAAATAG
- a CDS encoding acyl-CoA thioesterase produces MTDIQIEFPEKYYFSTELAIRKTDLALDIHVSFASILDIVMEAHLQFFQYLGFSVTDIYGKSIIFANAGILYQGELLYNDRVKIDVVLDNLGEKSFDLTFRLSKDDRREKVSLVKIRVLFFDYSIRKVVPVPEGFRKIFTEGKIPSYTSPPVGTDAAEKESAKSSAAAQIRSFDKLEVLRLAHDLILKVYSLGNRMDAVKLKEHGPLLEHIRSVSALLPVRIAGAWGSRILSEKIKNILKAKVHLEELRYLLVLVQDLKVSSIEKELGDLETINIHLKKYLSRVRNGKTRKLI; encoded by the coding sequence ATGACCGACATACAGATCGAATTTCCGGAGAAGTATTATTTCTCGACGGAGCTGGCGATCCGCAAAACGGATCTGGCTCTGGATATACACGTGTCCTTCGCTTCGATTCTGGACATCGTGATGGAGGCGCATCTCCAGTTCTTTCAGTATCTCGGATTTTCGGTAACGGATATTTACGGAAAGAGCATCATCTTTGCCAATGCGGGAATTCTCTATCAGGGAGAATTGCTTTACAACGACCGCGTCAAGATAGACGTCGTGTTGGACAATCTCGGCGAAAAATCCTTCGATCTGACGTTCCGTCTTTCCAAGGACGATCGAAGAGAAAAGGTTTCTCTTGTTAAGATTCGTGTTTTGTTTTTCGATTATTCCATCCGTAAAGTTGTGCCCGTTCCCGAAGGATTCCGTAAAATTTTTACGGAAGGAAAAATTCCTTCGTATACTTCTCCTCCCGTGGGAACCGATGCGGCGGAGAAGGAAAGCGCGAAATCTTCCGCAGCCGCGCAGATCCGCAGCTTTGACAAGTTGGAAGTGTTGCGTCTCGCTCACGATCTCATTTTGAAAGTATACTCGCTCGGAAACAGGATGGACGCGGTCAAACTCAAAGAACACGGACCTCTTCTCGAACACATCCGATCTGTTTCCGCTCTTCTTCCCGTGCGCATCGCAGGAGCTTGGGGAAGCAGAATCCTTTCCGAAAAGATCAAAAACATTCTCAAGGCGAAAGTCCATCTGGAAGAACTCCGTTATCTGCTCGTTCTCGTACAGGATCTGAAGGTTTCTTCGATCGAAAAGGAACTAGGCGATCTGGAAACGATCAACATACATCTGAAAAAATATCTTTCCCGGGTTCGCAACGGAAAGACGAGAAAGCTGATCTAA